From a region of the Neodiprion fabricii isolate iyNeoFabr1 chromosome 7, iyNeoFabr1.1, whole genome shotgun sequence genome:
- the LOC124186284 gene encoding probable DNA double-strand break repair Rad50 ATPase isoform X4, producing MRNIEWDHPVLTMSQIESMKLSTIDPKKFYEDLMTASGLRTIDNDSFIVMNRLKMNKTKKQLDFLNIEISKIKEMKEMQQSTIVDRENLVDLKKQLQWSMVKDLKKIQDVMDGLKAERKQWEELMRKKKEYIMKLQKRHKKVEKDIRALDDLGRRVASNKRKLALRITEKEKLQKETAKMKKHMNIYRQEIRKFDLMRIEAKLKEKEEIKVKLSGELEDLKRALKQLQADFELSIKGMDEKFSKLLRFQKMRDNPDRNSESTMSELLNTVEECERSSERQPCGPSDMMGSSNTLVANCCTEQSRIHLIDIVLDKMQNELQSMMETYHDLKTQQESSNKKLEAKNSDLDQIKEVIANYESRKQNIINSMDVTNNNISLPDTFEELNATIQDLTKKIDNNATIKKKLKKAKKELQVAIFEDEIKIFDTSYDKLNGNRSKYRKSIAAQKMILVKVCKASISIDNKLQKFQRTVENLEADMKKENFTIESIVSDATTLCPDMNPQRSTVEINQEIKQVEKRIAAAKQQQASYIRQMTADLEKKSKEFDETLKSIHDMEAVQKNHMQLTLNLSINMEEDICKTMQEEFGRLVDIGGCKNYLIIDSGKKKLQVPMNSFGGNKEAEKCFNIPDSELLSYYILAFTLAFWKCCVDVAFYIIDNINFPQESVIGKFANKIVLEHVMKHPDRQFIIFNQLTDSHSIRPDHVTYHRPPALQETPGTSSQSDK from the exons ATGAGGAATATTGAATGGGATCACCCAGTACTGACAATGAGCCAAATTGAGTCAATGAAATTATCCACTATcgatccaaaaaaattttatgaagatCTTATGACCGCTTCAGGTTTAAGGACAATTGACAACGATAGTTTCATCGTTATGAACAGactgaaaatgaataaaacaaaaaag CAATTGGATTTCTTGAACATTGAAATTTCCAAGATCAAGGAGATGAAAGAAATGCAGCAATCAACTATCGTAGATCGTGAGAACTTggtagatttaaaaaaacaactgcAATGGTCGATGGTCAaagatttaaagaaaattcagGATGTCATGGATGGATTGAAAGCAGAGCGGAAACAATGGGAAGAATTaatgaggaaaaagaa AGAATACATAATGAAACTACAGAAGCGTCACAAGAAGGTTGAAAAAGATATTAGGGCATTAGATGATTTAGGAAGGCGCGTTGCCTccaataaaagaaaacttgCTTTAAGGATtacggaaaaagaaaaattgcaaaaggAAACAGCTAAGATGAAAAAGCACATGAACATTTACAGACAAGAAATAAGGAAGTTTGA CTTAATGCGTATTGAGGCTAAATTAAAGGAGAAAGAGGAAATCAAAGTAAAGCTTAGTGGTGAGCTAGAAGATCTGAAGAGAGCTTTGAAACAATTGCAGGCTGATTTTGAGCTCAGTATTAAGGGTATGG ATGAGAAATTCAGCAAGCTACTACGATTCCAGAAAATGCGTGATAATCCAGATAGAAACTCTGAGTCTACTATGTCTGAATTGCTAAACACAGTAGAAGAGTGTGAAAGAAGCTCTGAAAGACAGCCATGTGGTCCTTCAG ATATGATGGGAAGCTCCAATACTCTCGTGGCTAACTGCTGTACGGAACAAAGCAGAATTCACCTGATAGATATCGTTTTGGA CAAGATGCAAAATGAGCTTCAATCTATGATGGAAACATATCATGATCTTAAGACACAGCAGGAATCCTCTAATAAAAAGTTGGAAGCAAAAAATTCGGATTTGGACCAAATTAAAGAGGTAATCGCAAACTATGAatcgagaaaacaaaatataattaattccaTGGACGTCactaacaataatatttcactGCCGGATACTTTTGAAGAATTG AATGCCACGATACAAGAtctgacgaaaaaaattgataataatgcaaccattaaaaaaaaattgaagaaggcAAAAAAAGAGCTGCAGGTGGCCATTTTTgaggatgaaattaaaatattcgatACGTCGTATGATAAGCTGAACGGAAATCGGAGTAAATACAGA AAATCGATTGCTGCTCAGAAAATGATTCTGGTAAAGGTTTGTAAAGCCTCTATATCCATAGATAAcaagttgcaaaaatttcagagaactgtagaaaatttggaagcagatatgaaaaaagagaatttcACCATTGAGTCAATAGTTTCGGATGCTACCACACTATGTCCTGACATGAATCCGCAAAG ATCTACTGTCGAAATCAATCAGGAGATAAAACAAGTAGAGAAGCGTATCGCAGCAGCCAAGCAGCAGCAGGCGTCGTATATACGTCAAATGACTGCTGATTTAGAGAAGAAATCGAAAGAGTTTGACGAAACGTTAAAATCTATACATGATATGGAAGCCGTCCAAAAAAACCATATGCAA TTAACATTGAATCTGTCGATCAACATGGAAGAAGATATTTGTAAAACAATGCAAGAAGAGTTTGGACGTTTGGTAGACATCGGAGGATGCAAG AATTATCTCATTATCGactcgggaaaaaaaaagcttcaaGTTCCGATGAATTCTTTTGGTGGAAACAAAGAAgcagaaaaatgttttaacaTACCGGATAGCGAACTACTATCGTATTACATTCTGGCATTTACCTTAGCATTCTGGAAGTGCTGCGTGGATGTCGCGTTTTATATTATCGACAATATCAACTTTCCTCAG GAGAGTGTCATCGGAAAGTTCGCAAATAAAATCGTATTAGAACATGTCATGAAGCACCCAGATCgccaatttataattttcaaccagCTTACCGACTCTCATTCAATACGCCCAGATCACGTAACTTATCATAG ACCACCAGCACTGCAGGAAACGCCTGGAACCAGCTCGCAGAGTGATAAATAG